From the Ignavibacteria bacterium genome, the window CAAAAAAGAGTCAAGGAAGTCTTGGAAGCAATTCTTTCTGGCTTGATAGCTGAAGTCCGAAAAAATAAATCATTCACTTTTCACAATTTTGGGAAATTTGAGTTGAAAAACCGAAAGCAAAGGAAGGGAGTAAATCCAAAAACCGGAGATACAATATTAATTCCTCCAAAAGAAGTATTGGTG encodes:
- a CDS encoding HU family DNA-binding protein yields the protein MNKHDLVAVISSRTGLTQKRVKEVLEAILSGLIAEVRKNKSFTFHNFGKFELKNRKQRKGVNPKTGDTILIPPKEVLVFKPSKNLIK